A genomic window from Gemmatimonadaceae bacterium includes:
- a CDS encoding DUF4337 domain-containing protein: MPEEIELDTDKLRETIDDEIEKVEKAGAAMLRWVALYTAVLAAVTAVVSLHAGSTINEALVLKSEATSFQAQASDQWAFYQAKGIKGAIALSAAQSYAAAGRAAPDSLAAQAARYTKEQGEIQTEARKLEAERDARSHEADSLLEHHHHYAFAVALLQVSIALGAVAALTRQKAAFGISIVAGVAGAGLALFTALSA; this comes from the coding sequence ATGCCCGAAGAAATCGAGCTCGACACCGACAAGCTGCGCGAAACCATCGACGACGAAATTGAGAAAGTTGAAAAGGCCGGCGCCGCGATGCTGCGCTGGGTCGCGCTCTACACCGCGGTGCTCGCCGCCGTCACCGCCGTCGTGTCGCTGCACGCGGGATCGACCATCAACGAGGCCCTCGTACTCAAGAGCGAGGCGACGTCGTTTCAGGCGCAGGCGTCCGATCAATGGGCCTTCTATCAGGCCAAGGGCATCAAGGGCGCGATCGCCTTAAGCGCCGCGCAGAGCTATGCCGCGGCGGGTCGTGCAGCACCCGACTCGCTTGCCGCGCAGGCCGCCCGATATACGAAAGAGCAGGGCGAAATTCAAACCGAGGCGCGCAAGCTCGAGGCCGAGCGGGATGCGCGTTCGCACGAAGCCGACTCGCTCTTGGAGCACCATCACCATTACGCATTCGCCGTCGCGCTCCTGCAGGTCTCCATCGCACTCGGCGCCGTCGCCGCGCTTACCCGGCAGAAAGCCGCATTCGGCATCTCGATCGTTGCCGGCGTCGCCGGTGCGGGACTGGCGCTATTCACCGCGCTGAGCGCATAG
- a CDS encoding GH25 family lysozyme: MAELEGVDVSHRNLTIDWTKVKRAGISFAMVKATEGTDWIDPTFTINVSGARDAGIVVGVYHFYRHDADPALQATSFLKATGHPQPGDLLPALDVEAPGDGAGPITYSTANVVRRIGEFVDAVEAALSVAPMIYTYPSAWKEITGNADAFASKCPLWIASYADAPTIPGGWHQQALWQYTDKGTVNGISTIVDRDRTAGDLAALESLRTRALAVGEMAVFTQDGNVRAAASLAARVVGTLPRGTGVVVVDGPELAKDREWWKVDDGEGVVGWSSGKVLSAG; encoded by the coding sequence GTGGCCGAGCTCGAAGGCGTCGACGTTTCGCACCGCAACCTCACGATCGATTGGACGAAGGTGAAGCGCGCGGGCATCTCGTTCGCGATGGTGAAGGCGACCGAGGGCACGGATTGGATCGATCCCACATTCACGATCAACGTGAGCGGCGCGCGCGACGCCGGAATCGTGGTCGGCGTCTATCACTTTTATCGGCACGACGCCGATCCGGCACTGCAGGCGACGTCGTTCCTCAAAGCGACGGGACATCCGCAGCCGGGCGACCTGCTCCCGGCCCTCGACGTCGAAGCACCCGGCGACGGCGCCGGACCGATCACGTATTCGACGGCGAACGTCGTGCGACGCATCGGCGAGTTCGTGGATGCCGTCGAAGCCGCGCTGAGCGTCGCGCCGATGATCTACACCTATCCCTCGGCGTGGAAGGAGATTACCGGCAACGCGGACGCGTTCGCGTCGAAGTGCCCGCTGTGGATCGCCAGCTACGCGGACGCGCCGACGATTCCGGGCGGCTGGCACCAACAGGCCTTATGGCAGTATACAGATAAAGGAACTGTGAACGGCATTTCGACGATCGTCGATCGCGATCGCACGGCCGGCGACCTTGCCGCGCTCGAGAGCTTGCGCACGCGTGCGCTCGCCGTCGGAGAAATGGCCGTGTTCACCCAGGACGGCAACGTACGCGCCGCAGCGAGCCTTGCCGCGCGGGTGGTCGGAACGCTGCCGCGCGGAACTGGCGTAGTGGTGGTCGACGGGCCCGAGCTCGCGAAGGATCGCGAGTGGTGGAAAGTCGACGACGGCGAGGGCGTCGTTGGGTGGAGCAGTGGGAAAGTGCTGAGCGCCGGCTAG